In the Thermus thermamylovorans genome, one interval contains:
- a CDS encoding cysteine desulfurase, with the protein MDLSRIREDFPLIAGHPELVYLDSAATSQKPRRVLEALDRYYRELNANVHRGAYRLSVAATEAYEEARRRLARFLGAEEREIVFVRNTTEALNLVAYAWGLRNLKEGDEILVTEMEHHAGLVPWHLVAGLKGARIKAIPLTEEGRLDLSALDALLTERVKVVSLVHMSNVLGTINPVAEIAKKAKAAGALVVVDGAQSAPHLPVDVKALGVDFFALSGHKMLGPTGAGVLFGRYEVLEGMMPFLGGGEMIREVHVDRSTYAPPPGRFEAGTPPIAEAIALGEAAQYLMEVGMERVYAHDRALLDYALKRLAEVPDLRVYGPMGPDRGGVIPFTLGRLHPHDLATFLDGEGIAVRAGHHCAQPLHRKLGLAATARASFYLYNTFEEVDRFVEALLRIHTRYRAWL; encoded by the coding sequence ATGGACCTAAGCCGCATCCGGGAGGACTTCCCCCTCATCGCCGGCCATCCCGAACTGGTCTACCTGGACTCCGCCGCCACCAGCCAGAAGCCCAGGCGGGTCCTGGAAGCCCTGGACCGCTACTACCGGGAGCTCAACGCCAACGTCCACCGCGGGGCCTACCGCCTCTCCGTGGCCGCCACCGAGGCCTACGAGGAGGCCAGGCGCCGCCTGGCCCGCTTCCTGGGGGCGGAGGAACGGGAGATCGTCTTCGTGCGCAACACCACCGAGGCCCTGAACCTGGTGGCCTACGCCTGGGGCCTGAGGAACCTGAAGGAAGGGGACGAGATCCTGGTCACGGAGATGGAGCACCACGCGGGCCTGGTGCCCTGGCACCTGGTGGCGGGGCTCAAGGGAGCCCGGATCAAGGCCATCCCCCTCACGGAGGAGGGGCGGCTGGACCTTTCCGCCCTGGACGCCCTCCTCACGGAAAGGGTGAAGGTGGTCTCCCTGGTGCACATGTCCAATGTGCTCGGCACCATCAACCCCGTGGCGGAGATTGCCAAAAAGGCCAAGGCGGCCGGGGCGCTGGTGGTGGTGGACGGGGCCCAAAGCGCCCCCCACCTCCCGGTGGACGTGAAGGCCCTGGGGGTCGACTTCTTTGCCCTCTCGGGGCACAAGATGCTGGGGCCCACGGGGGCCGGGGTGCTCTTTGGACGGTACGAGGTGCTGGAGGGGATGATGCCCTTCCTGGGGGGCGGGGAGATGATCCGCGAGGTCCACGTGGACCGCTCCACCTACGCCCCCCCGCCCGGGCGCTTTGAGGCCGGCACCCCGCCCATCGCCGAGGCCATCGCCCTGGGGGAGGCGGCCCAGTACCTCATGGAGGTGGGCATGGAGCGGGTCTATGCCCACGACCGGGCCCTTTTGGACTACGCCCTGAAGCGCCTTGCGGAGGTGCCGGACCTCAGAGTCTACGGGCCTATGGGGCCGGACCGGGGCGGGGTCATCCCCTTCACCTTAGGGCGGCTCCATCCCCACGACCTGGCCACCTTCCTGGACGGGGAGGGGATTGCGGTGCGGGCCGGGCACCACTGCGCCCAGCCCCTGCACCGCAAGCTGGGCCTGGCCGCCACGGCCCGGGCGAGCTTCTACCTCTACAACACCTT
- a CDS encoding DUF302 domain-containing protein, translating to MTDLRKTLKASLTEARARLEAALKEEGFGILTEIDVAATLKARLGLERPPYLILGACNPSLAAKALEAEPDLGLFLPCNVVLRQEGEEIAVLVQDPEGTFALLPEGVRAKLGTLPQEARERLARALARL from the coding sequence ATGACGGACTTGAGGAAAACCCTGAAGGCCAGCCTGACCGAGGCCCGGGCCCGGCTGGAAGCCGCCTTGAAGGAGGAAGGCTTCGGCATCCTCACGGAGATCGACGTGGCCGCCACCCTTAAGGCCCGCCTGGGCCTGGAAAGGCCCCCTTACCTGATCCTGGGAGCCTGTAACCCGAGCCTCGCCGCCAAAGCCCTCGAGGCCGAGCCCGACCTCGGCCTCTTCCTGCCCTGCAACGTGGTCCTGCGGCAGGAGGGAGAGGAGATAGCGGTCCTGGTCCAGGACCCCGAGGGGACCTTTGCCCTCCTACCGGAGGGGGTGCGGGCTAAGCTAGGAACCCTGCCCCAGGAGGCGAGGGAACGCCTGGCGCGGGCCCTGGCCCGGCTCTAA
- a CDS encoding peptidase M4 has protein sequence MKRYGLTLGVLALMLLGLALTQGMMGGFGPGMMGYGSQYGPGMMGYGMMGGQGMMGMMGVYPPEARPIPQKEAKARMEAYAKRIYPGARLKDFMAFSQNYYAQVVDEKGQGLFELIADRYTGVVSPEPGPNMMWNTRYSMMGGPVQPPVRFPLTEARKLAETFLKGYLPGAQVLEAGAFPGYYTFDFGRKEVEGMLSVNAYTGEVWVHTWHGFFLGE, from the coding sequence ATGAAACGCTACGGTTTAACTTTAGGAGTTCTGGCCCTTATGCTTTTAGGCCTTGCCCTCACCCAGGGCATGATGGGGGGTTTTGGTCCGGGGATGATGGGCTATGGCTCGCAGTACGGTCCGGGGATGATGGGCTACGGCATGATGGGCGGCCAGGGGATGATGGGCATGATGGGGGTCTACCCTCCGGAGGCCCGGCCCATCCCCCAGAAAGAGGCCAAAGCGCGGATGGAAGCCTACGCCAAGCGCATCTACCCGGGGGCACGCCTTAAGGACTTCATGGCCTTCAGCCAAAACTACTACGCCCAGGTGGTGGACGAGAAGGGGCAAGGGCTTTTTGAGCTCATCGCCGATCGCTACACGGGGGTGGTTTCCCCGGAACCTGGCCCCAACATGATGTGGAACACCCGCTACAGCATGATGGGCGGGCCCGTGCAGCCTCCTGTCCGCTTCCCCTTGACGGAAGCCAGGAAGCTGGCCGAGACCTTCCTGAAAGGCTACCTCCCGGGTGCCCAGGTGCTGGAAGCCGGGGCTTTCCCCGGGTACTACACCTTTGACTTCGGGCGCAAGGAGGTGGAGGGCATGCTCTCCGTGAACGCCTACACGGGGGAGGTCTGGGTCCACACCTGGCACGGCTTCTTCCTCGGGGAGTAA
- a CDS encoding sulfite exporter TauE/SafE family protein, producing MRRGLLALGLAVLGLVGLALGSGLLEEVSRSLYRTANTLYALLAPWVDGLRREVGVPWLSAFLLGILAAFAPCQITTGASALAYLAPSALEGRVWPRFLAFLLGKAFTYLVLAGVVLFVLGGTLDNPGAIFRPVRLALGPFMVLVGLGLLGVVRWPLAWAAPEDWAARVRAWDGLLGPLALGGVYGLAFCPTLFWLFFGLLLPLALASSFGFLFPLLFALGTGFPLGFCSSFSPAWAGAGPSRGCAKWEAIF from the coding sequence ATGCGAAGAGGGCTCCTGGCGCTTGGTCTTGCTGTCCTAGGCCTGGTGGGGTTGGCCCTGGGAAGCGGGCTACTGGAGGAGGTTTCCCGAAGCCTTTACCGAACGGCCAACACCCTGTACGCTCTCCTGGCTCCCTGGGTGGATGGCCTGAGGCGGGAGGTGGGGGTTCCTTGGCTTTCCGCTTTCCTCCTGGGGATCTTGGCGGCCTTTGCTCCCTGCCAGATCACCACTGGGGCCAGTGCCCTGGCCTATCTGGCTCCTTCCGCCCTCGAGGGAAGGGTCTGGCCCAGGTTTCTGGCCTTTCTTCTGGGGAAGGCCTTCACCTACCTGGTGCTCGCCGGGGTGGTTCTCTTCGTTTTGGGCGGGACCCTGGACAACCCCGGGGCTATCTTCCGCCCGGTGCGGCTGGCCCTGGGGCCCTTTATGGTCCTGGTAGGCCTGGGTCTTTTGGGGGTGGTGCGCTGGCCCCTGGCCTGGGCAGCACCGGAGGACTGGGCGGCCCGGGTGAGGGCGTGGGATGGGCTTCTGGGGCCCCTGGCTCTGGGCGGGGTTTACGGCTTGGCCTTCTGCCCTACCCTCTTCTGGCTTTTCTTCGGGCTTCTACTCCCTTTGGCCCTGGCTTCTTCCTTTGGGTTTCTCTTTCCCCTTCTCTTCGCCCTGGGGACGGGCTTTCCCCTGGGTTTCTGCTCCTCCTTTTCACCCGCATGGGCCGGGGCCGGGCCCTCAAGGGGATGCGCCAAGTGGGAAGCCATCTTCTAA
- a CDS encoding class I SAM-dependent methyltransferase — protein sequence MKKGLRARLFATLLPPLSRRHVGLSETWRKKLLGSLAGKVLEIGPGTGVNLAYLPGGVHWIGLEPNPYFHPHLRRALSLRGLSGEVLLGQVEAIPLPEESVEAVVATLVLCSVVDPRAALAEILRVLKPGGRFVFLEHVAAPRGSPLRRAQDLLCPLWGVLGDGCHPNRETLALIQEAGFARVEAEAFALPLPLVAPHVAGAAWKAKAP from the coding sequence ATGAAGAAGGGTTTAAGGGCTCGATTGTTCGCCACCCTCCTTCCCCCCCTTTCCCGTCGGCACGTGGGCTTGAGCGAAACCTGGCGGAAGAAACTCCTGGGAAGCCTGGCGGGGAAGGTTTTGGAGATCGGCCCGGGGACGGGGGTTAACCTGGCCTATCTGCCGGGTGGCGTCCACTGGATTGGCCTCGAGCCCAATCCCTACTTCCACCCTCACCTCCGGCGGGCCCTGAGCCTCAGGGGGCTTTCCGGCGAGGTTCTTTTAGGCCAGGTAGAGGCCATCCCCCTGCCGGAAGAGAGCGTGGAGGCCGTGGTGGCCACCTTGGTCCTTTGCTCGGTGGTGGATCCCAGGGCGGCTTTGGCGGAGATCCTCAGGGTGTTGAAGCCCGGGGGGCGCTTCGTCTTCCTGGAGCACGTGGCCGCCCCCCGGGGCTCCCCCCTGCGCCGGGCCCAGGACCTCCTCTGCCCCTTATGGGGGGTTTTGGGGGACGGCTGCCACCCCAACCGGGAAACCCTGGCCCTCATCCAGGAAGCTGGGTTTGCCCGGGTGGAGGCGGAGGCCTTCGCCCTGCCGCTTCCCCTGGTGGCCCCTCATGTGGCCGGGGCGGCCTGGAAGGCTAAGGCGCCCTAA
- a CDS encoding CueP family metal-binding protein: protein MKKLLALALGVALGLAQAPSPEALKGLGPEETLALAKRWREEGQRVVSYVTPEAFFFEFPDGRKAQVALKDRFLLAVAPYVNRTHPCQVHYFSSCTGELQGEVLEVRVLEGEKEVIKTQVKTGKDGFFELWLPRNRRYTLEVRRGDLLATGPITTFRNSPTCLTTFRLRAP from the coding sequence ATGAAGAAGCTTCTGGCGCTTGCCCTTGGCGTGGCTTTAGGCCTGGCCCAGGCTCCTAGCCCCGAGGCCCTCAAAGGCCTGGGGCCTGAGGAGACCCTGGCCCTGGCCAAGCGGTGGCGGGAGGAAGGGCAAAGGGTGGTGAGCTACGTAACCCCCGAGGCCTTCTTCTTCGAGTTCCCGGATGGCCGCAAGGCCCAGGTGGCCCTCAAGGACCGCTTCCTCCTGGCGGTGGCCCCCTACGTGAACCGGACCCACCCCTGCCAGGTCCACTACTTTTCCAGCTGCACCGGAGAACTGCAGGGGGAGGTCTTGGAGGTTCGGGTGCTGGAGGGGGAGAAGGAGGTGATCAAAACCCAGGTTAAGACTGGGAAGGACGGGTTCTTTGAGCTCTGGCTTCCCCGAAACCGCCGCTACACCCTCGAGGTCCGCCGGGGGGATCTGCTGGCCACGGGCCCCATCACCACCTTCCGGAATAGCCCCACCTGCCTCACCACCTTCCGCCTTAGGGCGCCTTAG
- a CDS encoding sensor histidine kinase has product MRPKIASQIFAKLFLSHLLVALLALFLFFLLAETLAPSFYRGHVERMYHALSMMGGLMMGEALRRDLEEGLRSTLTTALLAALPLSVAGAALSASFASLRFSRTARLLAEGSRRMAQGEYRVRLPVLEKDELGELALHFNRLAEALERVEQSRVGLIGTVAHELRTPLSALQAYAEALADGVMEPEKAAERIQQEVRAMSRLIRDLSLVSQVESGAVELHPEPLDPKGLLEQAAERFRPAFQAKGVALEVAAPSFLPRVWADAERTLQVLANLLSNALRHTPEGGRVRLGAERTGQAVVFSVEDTGPGIPEEHLPRIFERFYRIDPSRSRQDGGTGVGLTIAKSLVEAMGGRIWVESQLGRGSVFRFTLPLYTGLTGKA; this is encoded by the coding sequence ATGCGCCCCAAGATAGCTTCGCAGATCTTCGCTAAGCTCTTCCTCAGCCACCTTCTGGTGGCCCTCCTGGCCCTGTTCCTCTTCTTCCTACTGGCGGAGACCCTGGCCCCCTCCTTCTACCGGGGGCATGTGGAACGCATGTACCACGCCCTATCCATGATGGGCGGACTCATGATGGGCGAGGCCTTAAGGCGGGACCTCGAGGAAGGCCTCCGCTCCACCCTCACCACCGCCCTCCTCGCCGCCCTTCCCCTCTCCGTGGCCGGGGCCGCCCTCTCCGCCTCCTTCGCCAGCCTGCGCTTCTCCCGCACCGCCAGGCTTCTGGCCGAGGGAAGCCGCCGCATGGCCCAGGGGGAGTACCGGGTGCGCCTTCCCGTCCTGGAGAAGGACGAGCTGGGGGAGCTGGCCCTCCACTTCAACCGCCTGGCCGAAGCCCTGGAACGGGTGGAACAAAGCCGGGTGGGGCTCATCGGCACCGTGGCCCACGAACTCAGGACTCCGCTGTCGGCCCTGCAAGCCTACGCCGAGGCCCTGGCGGACGGGGTCATGGAGCCCGAAAAAGCAGCGGAAAGGATCCAGCAGGAAGTGCGGGCCATGAGCCGGCTGATCCGGGATCTCTCCCTGGTTTCCCAGGTGGAATCGGGGGCTGTGGAGCTTCACCCCGAGCCCCTGGATCCCAAAGGCCTCCTGGAACAGGCGGCGGAACGCTTCCGCCCCGCCTTCCAGGCCAAGGGAGTGGCCCTGGAAGTGGCGGCCCCCTCCTTTCTCCCCCGGGTCTGGGCCGATGCGGAACGGACCCTCCAGGTGCTCGCCAACCTGCTTTCCAACGCCCTTCGCCACACCCCAGAGGGGGGAAGGGTGAGGCTTGGGGCGGAAAGGACAGGCCAGGCAGTGGTCTTCAGCGTGGAGGACACCGGGCCCGGCATCCCCGAGGAACACCTTCCCCGCATCTTTGAGCGCTTCTACCGCATAGACCCTTCCCGCAGCCGTCAGGACGGGGGAACCGGAGTGGGCCTCACCATCGCCAAGAGCCTGGTGGAAGCCATGGGGGGAAGGATCTGGGTGGAAAGCCAGCTGGGCCGGGGAAGCGTTTTCCGCTTCACCCTGCCCCTTTACACAGGCTTAACGGGAAAGGCTTAG
- a CDS encoding response regulator transcription factor — MRVLLVDDDPAPLEVLGAYLRGAGFEVLEAENGEKALELFPRADLVILDLMLPKLDGFQVLEYIRRDRPELPVLMLTARGGEEERVKGLELGADDYVVKPFSPKEVVARVKALLRRAGLKEELSYGPLRLLPKERQAYLEGKPLPLSQLEFDLLLTLAQHPGMVFTRERLLEKVWGPDFPGIDRVVDVHIVALRKKLMDDPENPRFIETVRGVGYRFREGDAPQDSFADLR; from the coding sequence ATGAGGGTTCTCCTGGTGGACGACGACCCGGCCCCCCTCGAGGTCCTGGGAGCCTACCTCCGGGGGGCCGGGTTCGAAGTTCTGGAAGCGGAGAACGGGGAAAAAGCCCTGGAGCTTTTCCCCCGGGCCGACCTGGTCATCCTGGACCTCATGCTGCCTAAGCTGGACGGCTTCCAGGTCTTGGAGTACATCCGCCGCGATAGGCCTGAGCTCCCCGTCCTCATGTTGACCGCCCGGGGGGGAGAGGAGGAAAGGGTTAAGGGGCTGGAGCTGGGGGCCGACGACTACGTGGTCAAGCCCTTCAGCCCCAAGGAGGTGGTGGCCCGGGTCAAGGCCCTCCTAAGGCGGGCCGGCCTCAAGGAGGAGCTCAGCTATGGCCCCTTGCGCCTTCTTCCCAAGGAGCGGCAGGCCTACCTGGAGGGCAAACCCCTTCCCCTTTCCCAGCTGGAGTTTGACCTCCTCCTCACCCTGGCCCAGCACCCGGGCATGGTTTTCACCCGGGAAAGGCTCTTGGAAAAGGTGTGGGGACCGGACTTCCCGGGCATAGACCGGGTGGTGGACGTGCACATCGTCGCCCTAAGAAAGAAGCTCATGGACGATCCGGAAAACCCCCGGTTCATCGAAACGGTACGGGGGGTGGGGTACCGCTTCCGGGAAGGCGATGCGCCCCAAGATAGCTTCGCAGATCTTCGCTAA
- a CDS encoding SHOCT domain-containing protein produces the protein MMPWMHGWYGYGPPGGLGWSLWAWIHPLLLLGLLILGVYLVVRALTPRREDRALEILRERYARGEIDKETFERMKRDLS, from the coding sequence ATGATGCCCTGGATGCACGGATGGTACGGCTATGGCCCCCCCGGGGGCCTAGGGTGGAGCCTTTGGGCGTGGATCCACCCCTTGCTCCTGCTGGGCCTCCTGATCCTCGGCGTCTACCTGGTGGTCCGGGCCCTCACCCCCAGGCGGGAGGACCGGGCCCTGGAGATTCTAAGGGAACGCTACGCCCGGGGAGAGATCGACAAGGAGACCTTTGAGCGCATGAAGCGGGACCTCTCATGA
- a CDS encoding heavy metal translocating P-type ATPase has protein sequence MALEVKVKVRGMTCASCVARVERSLKRSPGVEEAWVDLTTEEAFLRLGEGVDLRGILKKVEEAGYEPVVARAEIPIRGMTCAACTARVEKAISRLPGVLSVSVNLATERASVEYLPDTVSLPRLHQAIREAGYEPLGPAEEAARPAPTYRKDLLLALPFALLTLLLAKGPMLFGLPHPPKALEVLAALPVLYAGRRFFRQGLAEVRHLAFGMSTLVSLGVGSAYLYSFLVLLFPALFPEGARHLYLEAGAVILALVLLGKHLEEGAKGKASEAIRKLLALRPKTARVVGEEGEREIPAEALIPGDRVRVLPGERIPADGVVVEGQSHVDESMLTGEPLPKAKGPGDGVVGGTVNGEGALLVRVTRVGEATVLAQMARLVEEAQGHKPRVQEVGDRIARVFVPVVLGIALLAFGLWMLLGPEPRLAYAFVAALSVLLISCPCAIGLATPAAIAVATGRAAGMGLLFRKGRALEALARADTLVLDKTGTLTLGHPALTEVLPFGPGEEEALRLAAALERGSEHPIAKALLEAARGLPLPEAAGVRARPGEGVEGVVEGRRLYLGSQALMERLGVPLPREAQELSQKGYTPLYLADGERLLAAFGVFDPPRPEAPGVVAALKALGLKPVLLTGDHPVPARRVAEALGIEEVLAGVRPEGKVEAIRRLQAEGRQVVFVGDGINDAAALAQADAGVAVGTGTDIAIEAGDVILLSPNLFGLVNAILLSRRALRTIYLNFFWAFFYNVLLIPVAAGALYPFTGLLLNPMLAAAAMSLSSLFVVSNSLRLRGFRPGPGRGAPSPATGGETLPREGGAA, from the coding sequence ATGGCTCTTGAGGTGAAGGTAAAGGTCAGGGGCATGACCTGCGCCAGCTGCGTGGCCCGGGTGGAGAGGAGCCTGAAACGGTCCCCAGGGGTGGAGGAGGCCTGGGTGGATCTCACCACGGAGGAAGCCTTCCTCCGCCTGGGGGAAGGGGTGGACCTGAGGGGGATCCTGAAAAAGGTGGAGGAGGCGGGCTACGAACCCGTGGTGGCCCGGGCGGAGATCCCCATACGGGGCATGACCTGCGCCGCCTGCACGGCCCGGGTGGAAAAGGCCATATCCAGGCTCCCTGGCGTCCTCTCGGTGAGCGTCAACCTGGCCACAGAGAGGGCTTCTGTGGAATACCTCCCGGACACCGTGAGCCTGCCCCGCCTGCACCAGGCCATCCGGGAAGCGGGGTACGAGCCCCTGGGGCCCGCGGAAGAGGCGGCGAGGCCCGCCCCCACCTACCGCAAGGACCTCCTGCTGGCCCTGCCCTTCGCCCTCCTCACCCTGCTTCTGGCCAAAGGACCCATGCTCTTCGGCCTGCCCCATCCCCCCAAGGCCCTGGAGGTCCTGGCCGCCCTGCCCGTGCTCTATGCGGGCCGGCGCTTCTTCCGCCAGGGCCTGGCCGAGGTGCGGCACCTGGCCTTCGGCATGAGCACCTTGGTGTCCCTGGGAGTGGGGAGCGCCTACCTCTACTCCTTCCTGGTCCTCCTCTTCCCCGCCCTCTTCCCCGAGGGGGCCCGCCACCTCTACCTGGAGGCAGGGGCGGTGATCCTGGCCCTGGTCCTCCTGGGCAAGCACCTGGAGGAAGGGGCCAAGGGCAAGGCCTCGGAAGCCATCCGCAAGCTCCTGGCCTTAAGGCCCAAGACCGCCCGGGTGGTGGGGGAAGAGGGGGAGAGGGAGATCCCCGCGGAGGCCCTCATCCCCGGGGACCGGGTGCGGGTATTGCCGGGGGAGCGCATCCCCGCGGACGGGGTGGTGGTGGAGGGCCAAAGCCACGTGGACGAGTCCATGCTCACCGGGGAGCCCCTCCCCAAGGCCAAGGGGCCGGGGGATGGGGTGGTGGGCGGGACGGTGAACGGGGAAGGGGCCCTTCTGGTACGGGTCACCCGGGTGGGGGAGGCCACGGTCCTGGCCCAGATGGCCCGCCTGGTGGAGGAGGCCCAGGGGCACAAGCCCCGGGTGCAGGAGGTGGGGGACCGGATCGCCCGGGTCTTCGTGCCCGTGGTGCTGGGGATCGCCCTCCTGGCCTTTGGCCTCTGGATGCTGCTGGGCCCCGAGCCGCGCCTGGCCTACGCCTTCGTGGCCGCCCTCTCCGTCCTCCTCATCTCCTGCCCTTGCGCCATCGGCCTCGCCACCCCGGCGGCCATCGCCGTGGCCACGGGTAGGGCAGCGGGAATGGGCCTCCTCTTCCGCAAGGGGCGGGCCCTCGAGGCCCTGGCCCGGGCGGACACCCTGGTCCTGGACAAGACGGGGACCCTCACCCTGGGACACCCCGCCCTCACCGAGGTCCTCCCCTTCGGCCCGGGCGAGGAGGAGGCGCTGAGGCTTGCCGCCGCTTTGGAAAGGGGAAGCGAACACCCCATCGCCAAGGCCCTCCTGGAGGCCGCCCGTGGGCTTCCCCTCCCGGAGGCCGCAGGGGTGCGGGCCCGGCCCGGAGAGGGGGTGGAGGGGGTGGTGGAGGGCAGGAGGCTTTACCTGGGAAGCCAGGCCCTCATGGAGCGGCTCGGGGTGCCCCTTCCCCGGGAGGCCCAAGAGCTTTCCCAAAAGGGCTACACTCCCCTTTACCTGGCGGATGGGGAGAGGCTTTTGGCCGCCTTCGGGGTCTTTGACCCCCCGAGGCCCGAGGCGCCAGGGGTGGTGGCCGCCCTAAAGGCCCTAGGCCTCAAGCCCGTCCTCCTCACCGGGGACCACCCCGTCCCGGCCAGGCGGGTGGCCGAGGCCTTGGGCATAGAGGAGGTGCTGGCCGGGGTACGCCCCGAGGGCAAGGTGGAGGCCATACGGCGCCTCCAGGCGGAAGGACGCCAGGTGGTCTTCGTGGGGGACGGTATCAACGACGCCGCCGCCTTGGCCCAGGCGGACGCGGGGGTGGCGGTGGGCACGGGCACGGACATCGCCATCGAGGCCGGGGACGTGATCCTCCTTTCCCCAAACCTCTTCGGCCTGGTGAACGCCATCCTCCTCTCCCGCCGCGCCTTGCGCACCATCTACCTCAACTTCTTCTGGGCCTTCTTCTACAACGTCCTCCTCATCCCCGTGGCCGCCGGGGCCCTTTACCCCTTCACCGGCCTGCTCCTCAACCCCATGCTGGCGGCCGCCGCCATGAGCCTCTCCAGCCTCTTCGTGGTGAGCAACTCCCTCAGGCTTAGGGGCTTCCGCCCCGGCCCCGGACGGGGCGCCCCCTCCCCGGCAACAGGCGGGGAAACCCTCCCCCGCGAAGGAGGTGCGGCATGA
- a CDS encoding DUF305 domain-containing protein produces MRYLPLLFLAWTLALAQHAHPAPRDAGERAFLSGMIAHHEGALEMARYVLQRGKDEEVRAWAEAILKDQEREIALMRSWLPSLGGLDQAAYGAMRREMAAMLGKLKAAPDPDRAFVELMLQHHQGAVEMALAALTAAKDRRVLDLARDIVLAQAEEMHAFRLWLLR; encoded by the coding sequence ATGCGGTACCTGCCCCTTCTCTTCCTGGCCTGGACCCTGGCCCTGGCCCAGCACGCCCACCCCGCCCCAAGGGATGCCGGAGAAAGGGCCTTCCTCTCGGGCATGATCGCCCACCACGAGGGCGCTTTGGAGATGGCCCGCTACGTCCTGCAAAGGGGCAAGGACGAGGAGGTGCGGGCCTGGGCCGAGGCCATCCTCAAGGACCAGGAGCGGGAAATCGCCCTCATGCGGAGCTGGCTCCCGAGCCTGGGGGGGCTGGACCAGGCGGCTTACGGCGCCATGCGGCGGGAGATGGCGGCCATGCTGGGGAAGCTCAAGGCCGCCCCGGACCCCGACCGGGCCTTCGTGGAACTGATGCTCCAGCATCACCAGGGGGCGGTGGAGATGGCCCTCGCCGCCCTCACCGCCGCCAAGGACCGGCGGGTCCTGGACCTGGCCCGGGACATCGTCCTGGCCCAGGCGGAGGAGATGCACGCCTTCAGGCTATGGCTCTTGAGGTGA
- the csoR gene encoding metal-sensitive transcriptional regulator CsoR has translation MPHAHLHLDPKVREEAKRRLLSAKGHLEGILRMLEDPQVYCVDVLKQLKAVEGALDRVGEMVLRAHLRDHVATAHERGDVEEIVEELMEALKYR, from the coding sequence ATGCCCCACGCCCACCTCCACCTGGACCCCAAGGTGCGGGAGGAGGCCAAAAGGCGCCTCCTCTCCGCCAAAGGCCACCTGGAGGGGATCCTGCGCATGCTGGAAGACCCCCAGGTCTACTGCGTGGACGTGCTGAAGCAGCTGAAGGCGGTGGAGGGCGCCCTGGACCGGGTGGGGGAGATGGTCCTAAGGGCCCACCTCCGGGACCACGTGGCCACCGCCCACGAGCGGGGGGACGTGGAGGAGATCGTGGAGGAGCTGATGGAAGCCCTCAAGTACCGCTAG
- a CDS encoding CopZ family metallochaperone, with product MVKLRVEGMTCNHCVMAVKKALQRVPGVEKAEVSLERAEALVEGQADLEALLRAVEEEGYRAALAG from the coding sequence ATGGTAAAGCTGAGAGTGGAAGGCATGACCTGCAACCACTGCGTGATGGCGGTGAAGAAGGCCCTCCAGAGGGTGCCCGGCGTGGAGAAGGCCGAGGTGAGCCTGGAGCGGGCCGAGGCCCTGGTGGAAGGCCAGGCGGACCTCGAGGCCCTCCTGCGGGCGGTGGAGGAAGAGGGCTACCGAGCCGCCCTGGCGGGCTAG
- a CDS encoding Rieske (2Fe-2S) protein: MWTPVAQLSEFQNGRLVVRRPEHKKPILLLFTGGEVFALEDVCTHDDGPLHEGELEEGRIVCPRHGARFDLKTGRQTLPAPRPIRVFPARLEGDTVLLDL, encoded by the coding sequence ATGTGGACCCCGGTAGCCCAGCTCAGCGAGTTCCAGAATGGCCGCCTGGTGGTGCGGCGCCCCGAGCACAAAAAGCCCATCCTCCTCCTCTTCACAGGGGGGGAGGTCTTCGCCCTGGAGGACGTCTGCACCCACGACGACGGTCCCTTACACGAGGGAGAGCTGGAGGAGGGCAGGATCGTCTGCCCCCGGCACGGGGCCCGCTTTGACCTCAAGACGGGCCGCCAGACCCTTCCCGCCCCCAGGCCCATCCGGGTCTTCCCCGCCAGGCTGGAGGGGGATACCGTCCTCCTGGACCTCTAG